The DNA sequence aattaaaaattttaaaaaatataaaataatataattattctatgcagttaattcatatattacattatttgaataatgtatttaaatttatcacttCGAATAGaacaactaacaaaaaatattgttaatccattattagagtgcatttaattatttttaaaagtgtatttacataaattattttttttcatttccatacatatataattaggaaataatatttattttaatccactcacaactaaataaattatatatatctttatatatatatatataaatatatataaaagagacatgatttgacaatgaacagtattttttatctctccactacccaacatcaaacataacatacttattttatattatctccaaaaacaaatccaaacatacacactatctctaatttatttttatttatctttatttttctctctctatctccacaaaatactcaaaaacaagttaaaaacaaaatcaaacataatgtAATAGATTTGGTCCCACGTGATTAGTGAATGGGACCACATctataatatgttttaatcttatgagataaaaaatataaaaattttaaaagtttgtaATCAATGCTGCAATACCGTTGTCGTTGAAACTAAAAgtggaattttatttttatttttgagaaaaacagtggaatttttcctatatatatatatatatatgtattgcaGATTTGATGAGGAAGAAAACGAGATAAAGATGCGACTTTAGGATAAATATTAAGGCCGAAGTGTTGACAGAGCCTGGCCCTGCACAAGCTGAAAGAGCAGCTGTAAAAAGTTGTAAAATAATTCAGTAAAAGGACGCACAAGATCtaaaacataattgattagattCCATTCTccacaaaattacattttcagtCCGTAGGATATAATTCAATACTTTTTGTCATGTATTTcacaaaacttttaaaataattttaagaataaaaaaaattaataattttaatcatttactTTAcgcaattttcaaaatgattttaattgcaaaaatatgatatattcagttttatatttaaatttttgtaaaaaaataaatgataagaACACGTGCAGTGCGGGTGTTCTTACATTCCAATTActactaaatttaattaaatctataaCTTTCAAGGTTTAACAGGAAAGTATGAACTTGTAAGAGTATCTCATAATATTGAAACATGagacaaaaagagaaaattgagtGTGCCCAAACATTTATACGAAAGTTGTGGCAGTGAAATTGTAGACAATCAAACGAAACAAAATTGACGTGTGTAATACAAagggttttgatttttgatattcttttaaaGATACAGAAGAGGGTTTTGATTTTCGAATATTccttttggtaataaaaagTCCAATAATAAAGGGCTACATCAATCTTCAAAACTTGGGTTGAATACCTAATTGATGAGCCCATAGTTATTTTTAACGGGCCCAAGTGAGTTCAAGGTAGATTAATGGGCCTATAAAATTGCCCAAATCTGAACAATACTTTTTCCTGTAACATCGTACATCCAAAAGCGTCTCTAATTCCATGGtgttaaattacaaaattaccaCTGGTTCCAACATTTTGTTTCCAGAGCTGATGCAAATCTCCGTCTTTTTGATTTCCGGTTATCATACCATCGAGACCATTAGACCAAAGTGGGTCAGGTTTCTAGGTACAAATTGCAACGGGTTGATAGACATCTCTCCTGACTGGAGATCAAGATTTGGATTTGGAATATCAATCTCCAGCTGtacatatttcattttctttttcccctatgttatataatacatatatgcaTATCCCTTGTGTACTATTATCATGTGGTTGTACTTGGACCtgcaaaatcaaatcatttgagttgtaaagtaatttaatttcaagtataattattagctataataataataataatataaatgtgGTGATTTGATGTGTGGTTTTATGACATTATCAATACCCAAAAGGCAGCCTGCCTACCACATCTCCAATTCTTGAACAGCTCAATTTGGGACATGGGTTTTGGTGGGGATGCCCTCAATGTTTGTTCTAATTCCTACCACAAAAGGGAGTCTTGGTGGTTGGCAATTCTATTCATTCTCATGGAGAAAAGCTGTATTTTCTGTCTCATTTTAGTTTGTAAATCACCATCCAGGCAGCCCTGATTAAAGTTTTTTGTCAACCGCAATACAGGCAAAAGTCTAGTACAAATCGGGTGTGTTTCATGCTTCTGGAGGGTTCTAATGTTATTCAATTTGTTGCTTCGGTTAGAATGGATTGAATGACGTTGTTTTATCATTGATGATCGCCCATAATATTTAATCCAGCAAAAATCTGAAAGCAACtgcttaaataaatttgagtcTATGTCAACAAGTTTTCTCCTCTAAATCATCAACTCCACTTCTTGAATTGTGAATTTGATCCACATAAGTTGGTCTTGTCGGTGAAAATGTGTATGTGTTCTATTCAAGTCATTGTTCGAAACTGATGATACTGAGTATGCTATTATACACGAACTAAATGAACAATATCTCACGCAATAAACTTTGATTGTATGCTTTGTTTGAATTAGAAATTGAGTGTTGCTTCCTATGAAGGAAGACCAAGAAACATATGCCCTACTCAAATCCATCCAACTCTCAAAGAAATGCCCTGTCCAGCATATACCCACAAAACTCTAAAGCCTTGTACTGACGTGACAAGGTTTGGTGTGAGATTCTATGGACCAAGGAGTTGATATCTTCTTGTCTGAAGAGCCAGCACCAGCACCAGCAGGTAGTTAACACAATTTGGTAACTAAAAGGGAGTCTTGAGTGTGAGGAATTTTAAGAATATAGGGCCTCAAGTATTATGGTAGAGGGCCCATTTCGAACTATAGCTTTCATTAGGTTATCACCACAAGAAAAAGGCTTGTTTCAACTTGAGTTAGCTAGCCCCCAATAAAATGTTGGTCTCTATGCACTCATGCTGTCTTGCTAGCATGGGTGACTCTCAATCcgattttttaattgtaaaatatattttattaatatatacacgcTAAGTGTATAAAAtctttctcaaaataaattacttgaCGCCATTCGGGCATTCCCATAGTCAAAATTACATCTTTAGATGTCATTTTACGAAATTCAAATCCAATATgttattaacttatttttatttatcttatattagtatagaatACAAAAGCAAACATATGAAaaactccaaacaaacacatgtttatttctatctttataaaattataaaagaatgaTACAAATTCAgtgacatatttttatttttactagaCAAACTTTAtgggagagaaagagagatgaAAGCAAGTTAGGACAAATTCCAGCACCATGATGCGcatatttcacttttaatgACGCCCACTTCTCTTTGTCAATAGTAACAAAGATAAATTCTTGAACGTGATCTGCTCACCCACTTTAAGCATTACTGATCAGGTCAACAACATCAACAATCCCTAACATTGTTCTTCTACTGCTCACCTTTGTTgtcatatattaaattaaataccaCACATCTTCTCTATCTTTCTCCATGCCTCCTTACTTAACAAACgcaaaaattcttattcaaattaaatttgatttattcaaattaatcacTTTATtatgtgggtttttttttaaactatacgCTAATTATTCagtcaatataattatacttatcatataattaattcaatttaattaaattcgaattaggttaaaattttctataagaAGTGGCTTGCTTTTAGTATTTAATCACATCATGGCTTATTCACAAATAATCCCTGAAATAACGAATTTctccttaaaaaataagagaatgaCCTAACAGATTGGTGGTTCATATAGTTTTACTCCACCACAATTCATCCCACATGACATAATTTCCCAcaccactataaatacccaaaatattaattttttacaccAAGTTGTTATTCATCTTATTTGACAACTCATAACCTCTCTCTcttaaaaattctctctctagattTAACTATTCACATGTTGTGTTATTGTATTGAGGGTAAAATTCATGTTCcatccattaatcaaaattactaCCACATCAGTTACTTAAAACTCAAACAAATTTAGGTATTAAGTGATTATAATTGGAATCAACCCGAACAAGATTACTGAGTTTTATTCTCAAATTCCAAGTATTCCATACCcaacttttataaattcaacGAGACAACAACCTCGATGGATCAACACCAAGAATTGGAGAACCATTTACATACTACAACATTCTATCATAGTACTTGCGATGAAGTTGCATGTGGGCGAAATCAGGTTTGGTCAAGCCATATTAAAAGTATATGGGACATAGGCAGAAAGTGCAAGAGTAGCTTGCTGAAACAATGAAAGTCGGGTAAAGTGTACCTTGCATTTTTGCTCACATTATTGAGTTGAGAGTTGAATATTGAAAATCTGTTCCCTATGTTATTTCACATATGGGTAGTGGTAAATGGAATTTCTCTATCCCATTAATGGTAGCATTCATTTTGCCAGATGAATTTAAATACGCTATAAATAGGAATGTTGCATGGAGTATTAGAGTGAAGGATTTTTTATCACACTTTGATATCGtatgttaatattatatttgtatgtgtattgtatgtgattttatttttaaattataatttaattttactttgaaatatataaatatattaattattttattaatataaaattaatacacaaTACAAAAATGTGATAGAAAATCCATAATCGCTCTATTACAGTGACAAGAGGCGAAATCAATTGGAGAAAAGTTATTTATTGTCTCCTATAAGTCTAAGGAAATGTGAGCAGGGGTGCACCCACATTACCCCTTGCCCAGTTGGCTCAgggaatattttatttcaaaccctgactctattttttactttacttGATTTCTAACTTTCatgttgcatttttttttcgtgagaaaaaaattattcaaataattgagTTCTTAGAGTTATcatctatgaatataatagattactctaaattaaaacataataaatcaacatatatatagatcttttttctatattttggtTTCGAAATAATTAATCGAAAagcgattttaattaaacttaggTTATGAAAAAGGCAAATATCTgtaaaacttgaaaattttatatgaaaactATATGTTGGATGAgatagattttaattaaaactcaaGCAAATAGATGACaagtttattgtatttttacatttatcaCGTGATTGATAATTGCATGacaaatagaataaatttgagatttgattattttagggtaattaatttaatttgaagatataatcttaaaatttatttaaattaatggaaGGAGGAACCACGAGAAGCTGAAAAGTAGTCGTCTGTATATGTCGAAACTACCCTTGAGATGAAGTACGTGTTGTCACCATCCTCACCCCCCAACTCTCGTTCAGACAACCCTCGGCATTGCCCGTGTCACTACTTTCACTTTCACCAAACCCACACAACATATTTTAGTGGTTTAGTGCCACCCACTCCCCACCCACCCCCCCGGCctgggtggggggtgggggtgggggtccTCCATACATGTGAACTATATATACACTGTTCATCAATAACCAAGCATTTCTCCATGGATTCATGCCATGCTAACATGCACCTCGACATTACCGAGCATCCATAAAATAGTACGGATTAGTTAATTACTCCTCCACTTGTACTCCCAAACATTAACACCATTATCTTAATCACCAGAATTCTAATTCTTGCTGCTAACCTGCCACTTCTCAGACAAATAAACAAACACTTGGTGTGCCGTTTATGTGCTAGATGGGTATTTGGGGCCAGCTGCTGGCCGTGGCCCTGCTGTTATTGTCCGCCGCGGCGGATCCCAACGACGAGAGTTGCCTGAACCACCTCAGCGAATCGTTGGAGGACCCCTTCAAGAACTTGCAGAACTGGACCAAAGCCACTTTCGCCAACCCCTGCCAGGGATTCACCTCCTTCCTCCAAGGCGCCACCTGCAACAATGGCCGCATCTACAAGCTCTCCCTCTCCAACCTCTCTCTCAGGGGCACAATCTCTCCTTTCCTCTCCAACTGCACCAATTTACAAGCCCTCGACCTCTCCTCCAATCAGCTCACCGGCCCGATTCCCTCGGACCTTCAGTACTTAGTCAATTTGGCCGTCCTCAATCTCTCTTCCAACCACCTCTCCGGCTCCATTCCTCAGCAATTAGCGCTCTGCGCTTATTTGAACGTCATCGATCTCCACGATAACCAGCTCTCGGGCCCTATTCCACAGCAGCTCGGGCTATTAGTTAGGCTCTCCGTCTTCGATGTGTCCAACAACAAGCTCTCCGGGCCCATCCCCGCGTCGTTAGGGAACCGAAGCGGGAACTTGCCCCGGTTCAACGCAAGCTCCTACGTAGGGAATAAGGGTCTTTACGGGTACCCATTGCCGCCCATGAAAAGCAAAGGGCTCTCAGTTTTGGCAATTGTGGGGATCGGACTGGGAAGCGGTTTCGTGAGCTTGGTCCTCAGCTTCACCGCCGTTTGTATTTGGTTGAGAGTTACAGAGCAGAAATTGGCCAATGATGAAGGCAAGATCAGTCAGCTCATGCCTGATTATTGAAATCATGatcattaattacattttccaAGTCTACAGAAAACTCAAGAGATTAGTTTTGCAGGTAtgtttcttggatttgtgGGTTGggtttctcttttcttcttcttttttttcccctctcaTTTTCCTATTTATGGGAATTTTTACTATTGGGTAGCTGTAAGAATCGTTCCCTGTTTCCTCCGATGTTGTGATTCTTTTCCAATGTTCTAATTAGTAATTTCTTGACAGCATTACTCAGTACAAATGTGTAAAGAATTGAATGAAGCAGTTAAACCATGGAGATTCGTCTCTTAATTCGTTTGCTTCTCTCTTTCTTACATTTTCTTGGGATGCAGCTATCAAGAGATGAGAGAGAGGAAATATTATCACATAGCAAATAGTAAGAATATTTACTAGACCACGTAAAATGGTAGCAAAAAATGACTCTGGATTCAGGAACCTGGAAATAGCTTTACCAGAAAAGTTGACTCCATGATTTACGGTAAGAATGCACCAAAAGTTGGTGGAGAGCGGCCTAATCATGACcattattacattaaaaaatgtcTGGTTTTGAATTCCATTTCTTTATGGACACATATTCAATCATCTCGTTTATGTTATcttgtttcatttaatatttcttggaGCTTATCtgttccttttttctttcatttttaaataaatgagaaTTTCCATGCCAACATGATTCACGACGGCTTCAAGCACTAACCTAATTGAGTTTTGACCAAGACTAAGCGAGTTGATTGATTTGGGCCCAAAGCCATATTGGTCAGGAATATTTGGTCAATGCACTCCTTCTTATCTacattttggttaatttttctatgattttttcttttcattaataaaaatattttcaacatcCAATATTCCTTTCGTCATAATTTATTCGGATATTTTTCAGTCTAATCGCTCGTTGTAGTCTCACTAACATATTAGTAGTAAAGTTCAGATTTTGTTGGTTCAAGTATTATAAGGCGATCGCCACCATTGCAGtcattgtatttatttattttttaaatgaaattattaattaattaatagtataaatatggTTTTTGTAAAAGGGAGggatttgaaattcttagTTTGGGAAAGAAGTAATTGGGGTTTGGGTAGAAAGCATGAAGGGGGTGTTGaattatgatgatgattgaGGTTGGTGGAAGAGTGGGTTGACATTATAATGGTGGTGGCGACATATATGGGTACATCATGATTTTCCAGgctttttaagtttaattaaattattgctACTGTTTCCCATAAGACTCGATGACATATTTCAGTAGTGGTACGAATAACTGGAAAGTTTGTGGTCCTTCAGTACTTTTAGTACCTTACTGCTTATTAATAGCTATTGTCCATTTCCTCATAGAATGAATGTTGCTTCTCAATTATACTCTTTTGtgtcaataatatttatataacttttatttcaaactataatttctttaaattgtaATACCACAATGTGGTTCTTAATATTTCCTaactcatttttatttctttttattgatctACTAATTTCTTGTCTTTGCTATATAATATGTGTGTTTTCGTAGACTCGTATCAGTTTATCTTTGATTATATGTCTTGACTCGTGATGACATGGGACTTGGATAGAAAATACCTATATATCGGTCTGCGCTAGGTcgagtaaattttttttattttttctatcatACAATCCAACTATAGGAATAAATTGAAAAGCACGCGGACAAAATTTGACCGGACcaactaattaaatcaaattcaattacaactaaattttaaatggaaATAGCTAACTGTTTGGCAATAAAATTAGGGTTACCCTAAATATTGGGAtggaagaaggaagaaaaaaaggggTTGCACCGAAAGTAAATGCAGGCTTGAAAAGTGTGGAATGAATTGATGTGATGATTAATGTATTGTGGGAGAAGGGCATGTTTGTCATGATAGAATGGGGCCTTATCTGCCATCCATGTTTGTTTTTAAGATTCAGAACAGAATTGAGTCATGTTCGGAGTGATTCCATTCACTGCTCATTTAATAACATGCCATCCGTTGCGCATGTCGTTAttgtgtgcatataataaataatttttttatatattttaaagtatattaaaaataatattataaataaaataaaatatataaatcaatatattacattaaaaaataaaaaaaaagaaagaaatgaaaaagctaatttatcaataaattgattgttgataattaaaattgattatataattgtgaTCGATGAAAAAAAGGAGTAGATTTTTTTATGGGGTTAATAACATTTAGATCCATTCAAAAAAGCGAAAGTACACTTTtcattagaaaattttgaaattacacttacatttCCTCcgaaaattcttcatttatacTTGACATCGTTTCATTCATGTCTAGACGAAGAATGCTGGCATGAGCAAAAAGAagcacataatttttaattttgctacttgtttaatattctcatgtatattttttatttataaggaGACAAATATACTATATATGTGTGGTATgaggttaatattattatatttttcccctTATAAATACAAGATTATCATATGAAAATGTTAATGAGGgctatagttaaaaatttgtgtaattattttgctaaAGTCAATATTATTCAtccaaattctaataaaaaataggttAGTATAAACGgtgaatttttaaaaggggtataagggtaattttagatttattttttgaagaaagtGTAATCTTATagttttaaaagaatttaaatgtaattaa is a window from the Sesamum indicum cultivar Zhongzhi No. 13 linkage group LG15, S_indicum_v1.0, whole genome shotgun sequence genome containing:
- the LOC105177847 gene encoding inactive LRR receptor-like serine/threonine-protein kinase BIR2, with the protein product MGIWGQLLAVALLLLSAAADPNDESCLNHLSESLEDPFKNLQNWTKATFANPCQGFTSFLQGATCNNGRIYKLSLSNLSLRGTISPFLSNCTNLQALDLSSNQLTGPIPSDLQYLVNLAVLNLSSNHLSGSIPQQLALCAYLNVIDLHDNQLSGPIPQQLGLLVRLSVFDVSNNKLSGPIPASLGNRSGNLPRFNASSYVGNKGLYGYPLPPMKSKGLSVLAIVGIGLGSGFVSLVLSFTAVCIWLRVTEQKLANDEGKISQLMPDY